CAGAGATTGTAGCCCTGGGCTTCCATTGTTTCCAGCCAGTGTTCCAGTTTATCCGGAGCATACATCCATCCCGGTTTAAACCTGCGAATCAAACGGTCAGGGCTTAGTGCGGCACATTCAGGATCAGAGTACGGCTCAGGAGTGAACGTTACTCCCTCCCCGCTTTCCTGCTCAAGAGATTTATTGGTTATAAAGAGTTTGATGAAGCTGTAATAGACCCAGCTATAAAACAAAATATGGACTGACCAGAAAGGACTGGGAACAAATGTGGTGGGAATTTGTGTAAGGATCCTCGATATCAGGCCAGTCAAGAAAAACAGAATGAAATGGGTGACGGCAAAGAAGCCGGTAACATACATAATGATTTGATTGCGGGAAAGCAGCGCGTTACTTCGGATTGGAAACGTATGGACTTCTGCGGCAGGGTTTGCATTGCCCAGCACCGTCCAATTGCCGCTCTTTAGAACCTGGAACCAGCCGGCCTCCTTCAGTGACTCCGACAGCGGGTTGGATTTATAATCAATAAAGTAGGTTATGCTTTGCGGTTCATTAACCGCAAAAACAAACATACCGCCCCATTCCAGTGCCTGAAGATGATACCCTTTGGCCGCCATTTCGGACAACCATTTTTGTGTTGATTCCACATCATAGCTCCAGAACGGCCGGAACACTTTCTTAGTCATAAAATGCCTCCTCATAGCGCGCGGCATTCTCATGCAGCTCTTTTAGCCGGGTTATTTCCGCTAACATAAGTTGCTTTCCGGCTCCGGTGATTTCATAGACTGTTTTGCGCCGCTGATCGGAATGGACGGTTATGATACCGTCTT
This region of Dethiobacter alkaliphilus AHT 1 genomic DNA includes:
- a CDS encoding DUF2812 domain-containing protein, which codes for MTKKVFRPFWSYDVESTQKWLSEMAAKGYHLQALEWGGMFVFAVNEPQSITYFIDYKSNPLSESLKEAGWFQVLKSGNWTVLGNANPAAEVHTFPIRSNALLSRNQIIMYVTGFFAVTHFILFFLTGLISRILTQIPTTFVPSPFWSVHILFYSWVYYSFIKLFITNKSLEQESGEGVTFTPEPYSDPECAALSPDRLIRRFKPGWMYAPDKLEHWLETMEAQGYNLCRIDPMGSMFYFMKGKPRRVAYHADFNNKPESGYFQIHQDAGWKIRYSRTSFMESWTILSREYREGEEKPQIYSDASDSLQRAKKVAVTYSAFSMPLVIIYGGFILQQINAIRLDQAYRTDTIFLFGMSIIIFGSFTVRSWLFYRRLKNRICTHNNA